From the Papaver somniferum cultivar HN1 chromosome 2, ASM357369v1, whole genome shotgun sequence genome, the window ATGAGAATTTATATCCAGCATAAAAGTCTATCAGTAGGAGCTTCTTCATAGGAAAATTTTATGTGAGCAAGATGGTTATTAAATGAATATCACATTGCTTTCAAATGGATATAGGGGATAATTGTGCCCATTTATGAAGAAATGAATGTCAAATAAAGTACAGAAATTCAAGACATATACAAACAAGCATAAAAAAGAATTTGTTGAATAAACGGTGTCCCTCATAAGTGTTGGGTAGCTAGATTCATAAATGCCATATATATAGCACAAAGATGTAAGCATCATCACTGATTCTTATCCTAGAACAGTGACTCAGTAAGACATAAGTGTTAAAGACACTCGACTTTGTTGTGTCAAAGACTCACAGACTTGTCAGACATAAATATAAACCCGGACAAATGTTTAGATGAGGTTAAAGTTCAAACATTAACCAAAAATAGCAATAATAACCCGTACTATCCTTGAAAAGTAAAACATGGATTCTAGTACGTTTTCTTACCACAACAAgctaaaaagaaataaataaatgggATTGTTGCAGGATACGAGGTTTGTTTAGTGCACAACTAAGAACTATGCAATTGCAAGCAAAGGTAAAAGGCAAAACAGTTAAATCACTTTTTATTTATATCAAAAGGATAGGATCACACCCTCAGATATTTGCCACGCCATCACATATTGACATAGCAATTCACATTCTACCATTTATAAAAGCCAAGCAAACTAAGACACATCGCTTATTAGCAAGTAAAGTGAATATAATTGTGAAAGCTGAGCAAACTATGACATCGCTTATTACCTAGCAAGCAAGTCAAGTTAATATTGTTCTGCGACAAAATCCAGAAACTCTTCAAATGTTATGCATTAACGTGTAGCCCTTCAGCAAAAAATTATTTGAAACATGCTCGGTATCCTGAACAGTAACTTACTCGTGTATCTTGCAGGAGGCATCAAGCTTCCATACATCTCTAACTTGCTATACTGGGCCGTATGTCTCCCCCTGGAAGCACAAATACCACCTTTGTACTTTCCCGAGCTCTTTTCTCGAAGTCAATGGTTTCGTCAAAGTCAGTGGAACCAAACCACAAATCAATATCAATTTTCGCCTGATCCCCTGAATCGCTGGTGTAAACAGTCTCTCTCATGTCACGTAGAAATGGAGATAAATGAAAGAGAAGTGCTGTCCCACGCAGCTGCGTGGGACTGCTCCACAAGCAAATGCCTTATCCGTCGTCCGATCATCACCCAATGTCGTTGGATTAAAATCCGTTTAGTTTTCAACTTAAATATAGTTGGCAAAACTTAGGTTATTAGAAGTAGGTCCCTTAACCATCCTCATCAAAAGACTTAATACTGTTAATTGTTAAGATTAAGAATACCAAAAGTTTCTTAAGAGAATACTCATCTTCTATGTGATCAAAAACTCGTATTCTTCTTctgatatcttttgttgatgGGTTTGTAGCAATGAGTCCTCGACGAAATTTAAAAAACCAGTTTGATCTTAGTTTCTTGGATGATTTTGGTTTTAGTGAATGGAACACTCACAATAGTTTGGAAGAATCAAGTCAACATAAAGGTATATAAGTTCAAAGAAACTTCTTAGTCTTGTGGTTTTATCtgattaacttttttcttttttttatcgtTTTAGTAATTGGGTTATTATGCTTTTAATCCTACGGGATTgtaaaaaccaaaaccctaattatttttGTAATATATAAATTAGGATTTGTGTGTAAATAATAATTAATCAGTAATTCACTTAATAAATATTTTTACTAATTTGATTTGTACTTGTTATACTCAGTAATGTTCCATAATTAACTCAATGATAATATACAGATTTTTAAGCGATCAATGAAGTTTTgtatgaagaggaggaagatatttATAAAGAAGACACACATAACTGTATGGGAAACAATGAGAACATTATTCCAGTTAATGGAGAAAAAAATGACGAGCTTAATGATGAAATAGTTCCACCAAATAACACAAAAGAGTTATCGGAAGAAGAGATCAACAGTATTCACCCATTTATCGGAAAAGAATTTGAATCACAAGATGAAGCCTATGATTTCTACAACCGTTATGCAGGTAATATTGGATTTAGTATTCGTCGGCACACCCCTAACAAGTCTAGAGTTGAGCCTTTCGAAGTCATACGGCGTATATTTTGTTGTAGTCGCCAAGGGGTACGGGATCGTAGAGCTAAGCCGGTTGAAGAAAGGAAAAGGAACCAAGCTGATACAAGGGTAAATTGTAATGAAAACATGGATGACGGCAATGCACGACAAAGCACCCGAAGTTATTCTTACAGATCAAGAATCGGCTATTGGAGGTGCTATTGCACATGTTCTACCAGGTAGGCATCATAGATATTGCTTATGGCATATATGTAGAAAtgctatgaatttttttttccaatgtgAGCAAAGAATTCGTTTCGGAGTTCAATAATTGCCAAACGGTTGAACAGTTTGAGCTAGGTTGGGCTACAATGCTTAAAAATCACAATTTAGATAAAAATAAATGGTTATCAACATTGTACAACAAACGTGAACATTGGGCATCATTGTACACGCGTGATGTATTTTGTGCTGATATGTATACAACACAACGAAGTGAGAGTATAAACTCTTATTTTGATGGATTTTTAAGAAGAGATATGCCTTTGTGTGAATTTTTCCGGCAATATGTAAAAGCAGTAGTTGCAAGAAAAGAGGCAGAGAACGATATGGATTAtgaaacaatatatacaaaaccaGTTTTGAGATTTCGAATGTGTATTGAGGAGGAAGCAGCTTTGGTGTACACAAAGATAATTTTTACTAAATTCCAAGAACAGTTAACTGAATGTTTTTCTTATTCTCATGAAAGAGTGAACAAAAGTGGAACATTGTCTACTTATCATGTATCTAGAGTTGGATATGCGCATAAACACCGGACAGTGATATTTGACTCTTTTAACAAGAGTGCTCAATGCAGTTGTCTACTGTACGAGATTGCTGGTTATTTGTGCAGACACATCTTAAAGGTTTTCGTAGTCGAGAATGTTCAAAATCTTCCAACTCAACATGTTCTAAAACGGTGGACCAAAGATGCTAAATTTGGACCGGTGGTGTTTGACCAAGGTGAAGAAATTGTAGCTGATTGTCAGGATATGGTTACAGTTAGATACAGTAAATTTTGCCAAGATGCGATCAATATTGCAGTTAAAGGTTCGACATCAATCCCGGTGTACAACGTGGCAGTACAAGCGTTACATAAAGCTTTAAAAGAAATCGAGGAAGCTATAAAATCCTCCCAAGTAAACCCAGATGGACAACCTGACGTTACACAGTATGAGGATATTACAAGACAAGAAGAAATTGTAGAAAACCAGCCAAACTTTCGAAGACCCTTGAAAGAACCACCAATTGTAAAGCGTAAAGGCAAACCTGGTAGAAGGAAGTCATGAGTTGATGCGCTCAATAGAAAACGAAAGTAAAGGAAACAAAGGGGAAAACAGGATCAGGAAGTTCACCAAGATACTGTAATAAATTAAGTTATTAGAATTAGTAATCACTATGTAAAACATTAACTCTTTTTTTATACATGCAGGTTGCCAACAGTTGAATTGGAGATCACGAACTCTCAAGATAAACAaccgaaaaaaaggaaaaagaacaaATCAGTTGCATTGATTAATACCAACTCTCAAGACaagcaacaaaagaaaagaaaaaaaatgtatgtGCATAGTTATTATTCAATCATTTTTTATAATCAACCTCTTTTTGTTTAGTATTATACCTGCTAACTACGCATATATATTCCAGCATCAAACAAGGGAAATTTCACTGAAATAAGCAGTCATCAACCTGAAAATGCTGACATCCGACACCAAccaaacaaaattgatcttaataTTGATCTTACTGGTCATAGTTGggtaatattcttttgatatattTAGTTTGAGGTTTATGCTATTGCCCATAGTCACTAATCCATATATTCTTATATGGGCTACAAGATTTAGCTATTTGAATGGAAGTAAGATTCCTCCGAGAGAGAAGCCTAGGTTCTTGAAGAATGATGATGCTGGTATCATTGATATGCTTCCATCCAAGCCCACGTTCGTTACCGACGACGGAAGGCAGATGCTTGTTATCAAAAAGAACTAAAGAGAAAGTCATGCAGTTCATAGTTTCTATAAATTTAGCAGTCATGGATTATTCAGTTACATATTTTTTGGTCGGTTTCGCAAGACAAACGTATCTAAAATCATATTTAGTTTTGGGAacttaagaaaaaaaatctaaattgtCTTCATGTTGGGTACTTTGCGATTTTTTGTTTATGAACATCACTATAGGAAAATTTTGCTGGTTAATTCAGTATTTTTAAATCAGGTTTATGAAGGAGCTGATGCTTACAGATATCAGTTAAGGGGCCAGAAAAATTGGCTTTCCGGCTGGCCTGTACAACAGCTTCACCATCCATAAACAAGAGAAAGAGATAGCTTACCAAGAAGATCATGCAAGGAAGAGCTTTGGTCCGAATTCAGGTCTTTCTTTAACAAAATTGGACATGAAAATGTATCACCATAAACTATACTTCCTGTTGGGGAGTTCTCGGGGGTCTTTAAAGGTGCGGCCTTCTTACCTTTGTGTGTGGTAACAATCGCACGGAATTCTTCTACTACTGACGCATCCCTAAACTTCCATGCAAAAGTAGAAAGGACATCTTTCCCCTCATCACCAGTACAAGAATTAATGCAAACAGAAGTTACACCTCTCTTGTCCATGTTAGCAAGCTTCATGTCAGGGAAAAGGCTAGCATTCAATATCAATCTTAAGTTACCTCTGGCTCTCATTATAAGTCTAGCTCGATCAGCAACAGAGGTAGAGATGTTCACTTTCAGTTCTCCTTTTCCTCGTTCCTTCCAATTTTTATAGACCAGCTCGATTGCAACATTTAAAAGGTATAGAAGCCATAAAGCTTGACCAGTCGAATAAGCGCTTAACCAATGGAGTCCGGACATCACTTCTTGACGAGAATGAAAAACAAGATGCCAGCTGTATTTAATTACGCATTTAATTACTAAGAAAGAAAAGGATACAGTACAGAATGCTTATAAATTAAAGGGACCTACATTTAATTAAACAAGTTTGCCAGCTATATCTTGACTAAAAATCTAAAATGATTTTTATCTAACGGTTTCTGAATCCATCCAACGACAAATAATGTGTTTGTTTGTGGAGCAGTCCCGCGCAGCTGCGTGGGACAGCACTGCTCTAAATGAAAAAGACAGGCTTTATGCCATTAAAATTTAACGTCCAAAACCATAAAATTAACAGAACC encodes:
- the LOC113351861 gene encoding protein FAR1-RELATED SEQUENCE 5-like gives rise to the protein MTAMHDKAPEVILTDQESAIGGAIAHVLPEFVSEFNNCQTVEQFELGWATMLKNHNLDKNKWLSTLYNKREHWASLYTRDVFCADMYTTQRSESINSYFDGFLRRDMPLCEFFRQYVKAVVARKEAENDMDYETIYTKPVLRFRMCIEEEAALVYTKIIFTKFQEQLTECFSYSHERVNKSGTLSTYHVSRVGYAHKHRTVIFDSFNKSAQCSCLLYEIAGYLCRHILKVFVVENVQNLPTQHVLKRWTKDAKFGPVVFDQGEEIVADCQDMVTVRYSKFCQDAINIAVKGSTSIPVYNVAVQALHKALKEIEEAIKSSQVNPDGQPDVTQYEDITRQEEIVENQPNFRRPLKEPPIVKRKGKPGRRKLPTVELEITNSQDKQPKKRKKNKSVALINTNSQDKQQKKRKKILRFMLLPIVTNPYILIWATRFSYLNGSKIPPREKPRFLKNDDAGIIDMLPSKPTFVTDDGRQMLVIKKN